The genomic region GCACTCCTGCTAAGTGATCGAATCGTCGAAACAAAATTGATTGGCGAGATCAGGCCGCTCTCAAAGTCTTTTGTATTGTCGGAGCGGAGTAAGGGTCCGAAAATGATGATAGCCCCGGAGGGGTGAAAGAATACCTGGGCTTCCCAGTAAATGGAAAAATCCAGGGCGAGTTGACCACTGAGCCGCGGAGACAGCCAGGCCAACCTCGGGTACTCTGCGTCTCGGCGGTATACGTGCTTTGGAAATTAAAATGATCCCATTCACAGGGGCTGACGAGAAATCCTTAGCCAGTGGGCCGCCGTCGCGAGCCCAAGGCGAAGATGGGGTGCATGGTCAGAACGCGTTCGCGATGGCGTTCCTCCTCCAGGTTACGGACGTGGGCTTTCAAGAGGTCGTTGAGCGAAACAATGCCCATCAGCTTGCGGGGATTGTCGCGATCGACGACGGGGAGCCGCGTGAGGCCGGTGTCGGCCATCCGGTTCACCACCACGCGTAACGGTTCGTCGGGATAGGCTTTGGCCGGGTTGGGTCTGACCAGCTCCGCCAAGTGGTGCCCATTACTCCCGGCAGGGTGTTCCAACAGAAACCTCTGCAGATCGTGGCGGGTGACCACACCCGCAAGGTGCCCGTCCCCATCCACGACCGGGTACAAGCGTTGACCGTGCTTGTGATCATTGCGGAAGGACTGGGCGAGGTCATTCACCGAGGTATTCGCCGGCAAAACGGCAATGTTGGTCCTCATGACCTCGCGAACGAACAGGATTTCCAGCGGATCGACTGTATATTCCCGACTCAGGTGATAACCCCGACGAGCGACTTTTTCTGTGAGGATCGACCGGCGCAGCGCCAGGACAGTAAACCCGTGAGCGATCATAGAGGCGACGAGCAAGGGCAGCAGCACATTCACATCGTGGGTGAGTTCCAAGGCGAAGATGATGCCTGTAAAAGGAGAGCGCATCGTCCCCCCGAGGATTGCCCCCATGGCGATGAGCGGCCAGAAACCCAAACCTTCGTTAGGCAAGACTGTGGCCATGACGCCGCCCAGCGCGCCGCCCATCAACAGCAGGGGAGCCAGAACGCCTCCCGAAGTCCCCGAGCCCAGAGACACGGACCAGATGATCCACTTGACCACAAGCAGACCCAACATCAAGCGAATCGGCATGTCGCCACGCAGCAACGACCCGATGGAATCGTAGCCCACACCGAGCGCGTGGGGAGAAATCCAGCCTCCGATTCCAACCACCAAACCTCCGATCGCCGGCCACCACATCCAGTGAATCGGCACTTTCCCGAAAGCATCTTCCGCCGCATAGACCGAGATGGTCAGCAGTGCCGAGAGGGCGCCGGCAAGCAACCCTATCACAACGCACCCGAGCAGACCCTTGGGGCCGATAAACACAGGGTGTGGCGGGGTAGGGAAGAGCGGGCCCATCCCGAGGATGTAACGGCGGGTCGCAGCGGCCGCGGCACTGGCGAGCCCCACTGGAATCAGGCTGCGCGGCTTCCACTCAAACAGCAGGAGCTCGACCGCTAGAAGAACAGCGGCCACGGGGGAAGCAAAAGTTGCCGACATGCCGCCCGCGGCTCCGGCGACCAGCAGCGTTTTGCGCTCCGCACTGGTCAGATGCATGAACTGCGCCACCAGCGAGCCGAAAGCGCCGCCGGTCATGATGATCGGACCCTCCGCCCCGAAGGGACCCCCCGACCCGATCGAAATGGCAGAAGAAAGCGGTTTTAAAATGGCGACCCGGGGTTCAATCCGGCTGCCGCTGATGAGAATGGCCTCGATGGCTTCGGGGATCCCGTGCCCGCGAATACGTTCCGAACCATAGCGCGCCATTAAACCGATGATGAGAGCCCCCGCCACCGGTATAAGGATTACAATCGGGCCGAGGTGATGACCGGCCGGCGAAACCAGGGTGCTGTTCCAGCGCAGGTAGAAGAAGAGATTGGTGAACAGTCCGATGAGTCGGAGGAGGCCCAACGCCACAAACGCGCTGAGCACGCCGATCCCGAGGGCGGCGAAGGACATAGGGACAACCTTCCACGTAGTGGTAAAGTCGCCGAGCTCGCCCGACAACTCCTCGTTTTCGGTCGCTCGCCCTTTAGGTTTGGATTCGTCCGGTGGATTCATTCCCTTTTCCATTTAGGCCCCCACTGGGATCGAAGCGAGAAGAGTCTCAAATTGAACTCTATTGGATCCTGACTCCAGAAACCTGACCAGCGGTGGCAGAGTGCCGCAGCACCCTCCCATGTAGGTTTCGGAATCCAGGCTTGATCTGTGCTCCAGTGGACAAACCTCGAAATTCGTAGTGATAGTCATTCACACCTCTGTGATTTGATTTCTTGCCAGGATGTCAGAATATCGTATTGCGATGTATATTGTCTACAGGAAAACTGGGCGGGGATTCAGCAGATGTCTGATCCGTGATCAGGCGTGAGTGTCCTTACTCGTACCGGAGGGATTCGATGGGGTCCAGGCGGGAGGCGCGCAGCGCAGGCAGAAAACCACTGATGACACCCACAAACGCGAGGATGCCGGAGGCAGCCAGAAGCACATCAGGAGAGAGGATCAGGTTAATATCCGTCCGGCCGGTGGGGTCGTCGAGCATGCCGGCGAGGAAGGGAAGCGAATGGATGATCCAAATGACGGCATAGGAAAACAGCATCCCCACAATCCCGCCCAGAACCGTAATGACCAGGCCTTCGAGGAGGAACTGAAGGAGGATATGGGGGCGGCGGGCGCCCAGGGCCTTCAGCACCCCGATTTCGCGCGTGCGCTCGGTGACGG from Terriglobia bacterium harbors:
- a CDS encoding chloride channel protein, producing MNPPDESKPKGRATENEELSGELGDFTTTWKVVPMSFAALGIGVLSAFVALGLLRLIGLFTNLFFYLRWNSTLVSPAGHHLGPIVILIPVAGALIIGLMARYGSERIRGHGIPEAIEAILISGSRIEPRVAILKPLSSAISIGSGGPFGAEGPIIMTGGAFGSLVAQFMHLTSAERKTLLVAGAAGGMSATFASPVAAVLLAVELLLFEWKPRSLIPVGLASAAAAATRRYILGMGPLFPTPPHPVFIGPKGLLGCVVIGLLAGALSALLTISVYAAEDAFGKVPIHWMWWPAIGGLVVGIGGWISPHALGVGYDSIGSLLRGDMPIRLMLGLLVVKWIIWSVSLGSGTSGGVLAPLLLMGGALGGVMATVLPNEGLGFWPLIAMGAILGGTMRSPFTGIIFALELTHDVNVLLPLLVASMIAHGFTVLALRRSILTEKVARRGYHLSREYTVDPLEILFVREVMRTNIAVLPANTSVNDLAQSFRNDHKHGQRLYPVVDGDGHLAGVVTRHDLQRFLLEHPAGSNGHHLAELVRPNPAKAYPDEPLRVVVNRMADTGLTRLPVVDRDNPRKLMGIVSLNDLLKAHVRNLEEERHRERVLTMHPIFALGSRRRPTG